The Acidobacteriota bacterium DNA window GCCCCACGGAGCACGGGAGGGTGGGGGCAAATTCGCAATTCGAAATTCAAAATTCGAAATGCATCTGCGGAGCGGCATCGTGGTCGGATTGCTGCTGACTGTCATCGTCGCGAGTCTGGTAGGAAGCCTCCACTGCGTCGGCATGTGCGGGCCGTTCGTCGCCTTCTACTCCGGCGCTGATGGATCGGGCGGAGCGCGCCGTCTGCTCAGCCACACGGCCTATTCCGGAGGACGGCTGCTGACCTACGCGGTGTTCGGGCTGGCTGCCGGCTCGGTCGGCGCCGCCCTCGACGTCGCCGGATCACTGGCCGGCTTCCAGCGTGTCGCTGCCGTGCTCGCCGGCGTGACCATGATCCTGTGGGGCATCCTCGCGCTGCTCCAAATCCGCGGGGTTCGCCTTTTCAAGCACTTCTCCAGCGGCGGCCGCGTCTCGAGCCTCTTGCGCCGTGGCTTCTCCCTGGTCAGCGACAAGCCTCCGGTGGTCCGGGCGGGCGTGGTCGGCGTTTTGTCGGGCTTCCTGCCCTGCGGCTGGCTGTGGGCCTTCGTCGTCACAGCCGCCGGAACCGGCAGCGCTCCCAAGGGAGTCGCAGTCATGGCCGCCTTCTGGGCGGGAACCGTGCCCGCTCTCCTCGCGGTTGGCCTCGGCGCCCAACTGGTGAGCGGTCCTTTGCGGAGGCACGTGCCGGTGGTTACTGCCATCCTCCTGGTCTCGCTCGGCCTTTACGCCATCCTCGGCCGCCCCTCCTCGGTCGACGCCGCGATTCACAAGCACGAGGGGAAGCGGCACCCCGAGGTTCCTGCAGCAGCAGATGTGGACGGCTCCTGCTGCGAGAGCGACTGACACCGCCGACCGTCCCCGTCTGAACCGAAAAGACGCGAAGATCGCAAAGATCCGATATTGACCAGGTCAAAAACTACTTCGCGCGGCCTTTGTGTCCTTTGCGGTCTTGGCGGTTTCAACATTCTCGATGGTCACAAAACCGGATAACGGGTACAGCTGGTGAGATATGCAGGCTAGGCCGTTCTTGCCAGCTCCATGATCTTGCAGAGGGTTCGCCAATTGCGACCGGTCCCCGTCACTCCCAGCGCGCTCTCCAGGCGCGCCGCGAGCTTTGACCGGCCGATGCCGTCCGGCGCGTGAAGGTAGGCGACATCAGCGTCGAGCTCGAAGCGCTCGCTTGCCGCCCTCGCCTCTTCGAGAGCATCGAGGTTCGGGTCGGCCGGAACCGCGGAGAGAAAGAACAGGTGGAGCTTCGACGGCTCTGCCATCCCTTCGGAGAAGGGGTTGGCATTCATCGCCCGTTCCAGCTCATCCGCCGTCAGCAGCAGGACCTCCGGCCCGAAGCCGTGGCTCGATTCGATCGCCGCGCTTATCCTCTCGGCCAGGCGTGACGCCCTACCCTCCGCATGCCTGCACACCGCGTTGCCGCTCTGGATGTACGTGCGAACGCCCTCAAACCCGAGTTCCTCGAGGACCGCGCGGAGGTCCTTCATCGGCAGGATGTTGCGGCCACCGACGTTGATGCCTCGGAAGAGGGCGATAAATATGCGCATCTACAAGGGCACATCAGGAGCCTCTTCAGGCTCCTCGATCGAAACGGTCGGGATCCAGTTCCTCTTTCTCCGGGCGACTCTCTTCTCGGTGGATTCGCCGTCGAAATTCGTCACCTCCTGGATGAAGATCAGGGGGTCGTCAGGCTCGAAGGAGTTGACGTTCACCACCGCGAAGAGCCGATTGTCGATCTCGCTTGTGGCGAACGGTACGACGCCGCAGCGGCAGCAGACGAAGAACTCGGCGGTTCCGGTGGCGAAAGCGTACCGCGATACGGGAGCCTCGCCCGCCACCATCACGTCGAGCTCTGCATCTGGATGGGAGGTGTATGTGCCGCGGTGCTTGGTGCAGAAACCGCAGCTACATGCACGAACCGGTATCTCGTTTCCGTGCAGCGGCCATCTCAACACGTACCGGATGTTGCCGCAGTGACAGGATCCCCTGATGACCCGCATGGTCTGCCCTCACCCTTCCACCATGACGATTGCTTCCCCTTCGAGCACGACCTCGCCGTCTTGATTGGTGCAGACGGTGGACAGGGTGACGATCGGCTTGTCGGGGCGCACCGAGATGACCTTGACGGTGGCAGTGATCGTGTCGCCCGGAAAGACCGGCAGCGTGAAGGTTAGCGTCTGGTTCAGATATAGCGTGCCAGGGCCTGGCAGATCGTTCGCGAGGGTCGCGGATACCACGCCAGCAGCTATCATCCCGTGCGCGATGCGCCGCCCGAACCTGGTGCCGGCCGCGTACTCGTCGTCAAGGTGGACCGGGTTGGTGTCCCCCGTGACCTCGGCGAATCCGCGGATGGTGTCGTCTGAGATTACGAGAGTGCGAGAGGCCTCGTCACCAACCTGAATATCAACCATCACATCCTCCAGCTGAATTGCCATCCGAAACGATGGCATCGATTTCGCCAAGGCCTGCAACCGTGAATGTCGGCTGCGGGCCACCGTCGAGAGAATTCCCATTCGGATTGACCCAGCAGGTATCGACTCCGAACCCGGAACCTGCCGCAATATCGGAGCTCAGACTGTCCCCGATCATCAGGACCTCTGATTTCAACGGGTGGCCCATCCTCGAAAACACCTCTCGCATGTACTCTGGCTGCGGTTTGGCGACACCGATCTCGTCCGAGATCACAACATCCTCGAAGTACTCACGAATGGACGACCGGGCGAAGCGCGACCGCTGGACGATCGCAATGCCGTTGGTCGCCAGCACGAGGCGGCAGCGCGAAGACATGCGTCTGACGAGGTCCTCGGCGCCCGGCAGCAGCTGCGTCTGCTGCCCGAGATCGTGCATGAATTCGTCGTTGAAGGCCTCGGGATCGCTGTCAATCCCGAGCTCACCGAAGAGCCGTTCGAATCGTTCGACCCGAAGGCGATTCAGGTCGACCTCTCCGCGCTCGAAGCTCCCCCAGAGGTCAGCGCTGATCGCCGCATAGACATCGTGCAGGTGCGGGCTGTACTCGATTCCGTGCGTACGGGTCGTCATCCGAAGCGCGGTCGTCTCGCCGAGGTGAAAATCGAACAGGGTGCCGTCGGCATCGAAGATCAGCCACGGGTAGCGAGGACGAGATCGCGCCATCGGGGCAGTGTAGCGGTCACGGGCAGAAAATTCTCCTCAGCCACGATCCAGCGGTCGGCGCATGATGACGTAGGGGGTCTCTTCGAACCGGCACCTTCGGTAGGCCTCACATGCCCGGATATTCTCGCCGTTGACCTGGAGTCTGAGGTCAATGGCACCTACTATGCGCGCCTCCTCTGCCACCTTGTCCATAAGGAGATCCACCAGACCGCTCCCCCTGTGCCGGGGCATGATGAATAGACTTTGGACCCACCAGTAGTAACCGCCGTTGAAGTTGCTCCACTCCCTCACCGCGGAGGTACTGGCGACACCCTCGCCGTCCGGTGCCTCGGCAACCCAGTAACTCGCGACGGCGGGGTCCTCCAGGCCGGCGAGAACCCCTTGCCGCACCCGATCGGGTTCCAGCTCCAGTCCTTCCGCCTCGCTGGCCTCGTCGAGGGTGA harbors:
- a CDS encoding sulfite exporter TauE/SafE family protein, yielding MHLRSGIVVGLLLTVIVASLVGSLHCVGMCGPFVAFYSGADGSGGARRLLSHTAYSGGRLLTYAVFGLAAGSVGAALDVAGSLAGFQRVAAVLAGVTMILWGILALLQIRGVRLFKHFSSGGRVSSLLRRGFSLVSDKPPVVRAGVVGVLSGFLPCGWLWAFVVTAAGTGSAPKGVAVMAAFWAGTVPALLAVGLGAQLVSGPLRRHVPVVTAILLVSLGLYAILGRPSSVDAAIHKHEGKRHPEVPAAADVDGSCCESD
- a CDS encoding DUF1697 domain-containing protein — protein: MRIFIALFRGINVGGRNILPMKDLRAVLEELGFEGVRTYIQSGNAVCRHAEGRASRLAERISAAIESSHGFGPEVLLLTADELERAMNANPFSEGMAEPSKLHLFFLSAVPADPNLDALEEARAASERFELDADVAYLHAPDGIGRSKLAARLESALGVTGTGRNWRTLCKIMELARTA
- a CDS encoding MaoC family dehydratase — protein: MVDIQVGDEASRTLVISDDTIRGFAEVTGDTNPVHLDDEYAAGTRFGRRIAHGMIAAGVVSATLANDLPGPGTLYLNQTLTFTLPVFPGDTITATVKVISVRPDKPIVTLSTVCTNQDGEVVLEGEAIVMVEG
- a CDS encoding YjjG family noncanonical pyrimidine nucleotidase — translated: MARSRPRYPWLIFDADGTLFDFHLGETTALRMTTRTHGIEYSPHLHDVYAAISADLWGSFERGEVDLNRLRVERFERLFGELGIDSDPEAFNDEFMHDLGQQTQLLPGAEDLVRRMSSRCRLVLATNGIAIVQRSRFARSSIREYFEDVVISDEIGVAKPQPEYMREVFSRMGHPLKSEVLMIGDSLSSDIAAGSGFGVDTCWVNPNGNSLDGGPQPTFTVAGLGEIDAIVSDGNSAGGCDG
- a CDS encoding GNAT family N-acetyltransferase, coding for MGDEYSMRPATLSDLGTIVAFTLDEASEAEGLELEPDRVRQGVLAGLEDPAVASYWVAEAPDGEGVASTSAVREWSNFNGGYYWWVQSLFIMPRHRGSGLVDLLMDKVAEEARIVGAIDLRLQVNGENIRACEAYRRCRFEETPYVIMRRPLDRG